AGTCAATGCCCGGACATGTGATGGAGAAGTGTTCATCACCGACGGTGATGGGTACGTCTCGTGCGAGGCCATGACACCGGAGGCGATCGTCGTTGGCCACCGTGACCTGAAGTTGCTCCCCGCCCGTCGGCTGAAGCGCTAAGCGACGCATGGTAGCCTCGGGCAGGAAGTTATGGGTGGAGCCTGTATCCACCAAGGCCACCAAGCGCTCGCCATGGATCGTCACTGGCAAGAGCATGGTCCGCTCGTCGCGGATGCCAGCGAGCGCGTGGAGGGAAACCACTAGGGCCGTCGCCGGGGCAGCCGCGTGGGCGGCCTCAACAGCCGCGGGGGGCGGTAGTGCATCGGCCCCGTCGGCCAGGGTGTCCTCCTCGATGAATTCGACCGTCTCCAAGTAGAAGAGGTGCGGGCAGACATGGCTTGGCGTATAGGGCTCATCACAGTTAAAGCAGAGGCCCTAGCGCCGGCGCTCCATCTGCTCCACCGGAGAGAGACGCCGGAAGGGTCGCGTCGTGGCCGGGGTAGTAGACGCCAGAGCGACCGGAGGTGGCCGGCCCGACTCAGGGGCCGATCGGGCGGCCTGCCGGGCTCCTCGAGCCGGGGCGGCCGGCTGCATGGCCTGGGCGCGAGCCTCGTAGGCACGGGCGTAATACATGGCCGTCTGGAGATCCTGAGGGTCGCGAAGCTCCACGTCCACGCGAATGTGATCGGGAAGGCCACCGACAAAGAGGTTGGCGCGCTGCTGCGCCGTCACGCCCGACGCATGGCATGCCAGGGCCTGAAAACGGTCGGCGAAGTCCTGCACCATGGAGGTGAAGGGAAGGCGGCCGAGCTCCGCCAGGTGGCTCCCGCGAACCGGCGGCCCAAAGCGAAGGAGGCAGAGCTCGCGGAAGCGCTCCCAAGGAGGCATAGCACCCTCGTCCTGCTCAAGAGCGTAATACCAGGTCTGTGCTGCGCCGCGGAGGTGGTAAGAGGCGAGCCAGGTACGCTCCGATGCGAGGGTGCGCTGCACGCGAAAGAACTGGTCGCACTGGTTGAGCCAGTTGAGGGGGTCCTCCGTGCCATCATATGTGGCGAAGTCAATCTTGGCGAACTGCGGCGGTGCCTAGGTCGGAGGGCCATGTCGAGCTGGCTCGGAGGTGCGGAGCAGCGAGGCGGGTGGCGCCTGGTCGGGGGACTCCGGGTAGGGACCCGTGGAGCCGgactgtaacgcccggataatcatgctacaatAATCCCATGTTAATCATGCCACGTCACCGCGGTTACTGTTCCTAACCTCGCAATGGTTCGAAACCGTTTCATAATTTAAATTCAAAATATGTCAAACAACAAAATTTTTCAAAAGTTGAAACAAAAATATTCGGCGGGTGCTGAATATTACAAGGGTAATTATAGTAAAGAAAACACTATGTGTAGAAATGCTAATATgctctaaaataaataaaacagaaaagggaaaataaataaaagaaaaagaaaatacaaaacagaaaacaaaaagatAAATGAGAACCCCCCCGGGCCAGACGACCCAGCTACTAACCAGGCCGGCCCCAAACCGGCCAGCCCACCCCCACTCCTCCATAACCCCTCCCCACGACActgaaaccctaacccccacgttccccactcctctcctctcctccctgCTGGATCTGGATTGGGGCGACAACCCCGCCGACCGCGCCCCGTCTGCTGCCGCTCGAAGGCCGCCCCccctcgccggactgcctcccctgCGACGCGccgtctccgtcctcctcctcacgCACCGCTGCCCCGTGCCCTACTCCCCGCGGTGAGGCCCCGCCTCCCTCCGCTTCCCCCGCTCACCGCGCTCATCTCCCCCTGCCCGCGCTGGCCGGCGCCCCGCGCACCCTTGCCTGCGCCCCGGCGCGCGAGCCCGCACCCCTGGAATCCCGTGCGCTCGCCCAGCTGGCCGCGCCTGGTTGCGCCTGCCGTCTGCCCCGCCGCGGCTCCCGCTCCGCTCCGGCCGCGCGCCCCGCCTCCACTGCTTCTTGccgccgcactccgcctcgcagccccccccccccgtgttgTCCACGACCCGCGCGCCTcgctcctccttcgccgccccAACCCTGCCGCTGCATCGCTCCGCCGCGTCCGCGGCCACCTCGCCTTGCGCCACCGCCTCCCCTGCTCCCGCCACCTTGGCCATGGCCTCGCCCCTCTCCTGGCGTCGCCGCTGGCCATTGGCCGCGCGCACCCCGCGGCCTCCACCGGCCGCCCGTGTGCCTGCTGGCCTCGCCGGGTCCAGTcacccgcgccccgccgccggcgccggcgtgcgcgccacgctgctcctccgccgccCGGCGCCCGCTGTTGCATCGACGCCCGTTGGGACTGGGCGCCAGCGCCCGCTTAGGCCCCAATGGCCACAGATAGATGGGCCCGTTCCCCCTGTACCTATGACAAAGggggcccagccccagaacgttttaattaaaaaaattaaataaataaataaaattaaaTATTAATTAATCaaataattaacttaattaattttgtttaAATTacctaattaagattaattaacctaactaactactgttaattagctaaacaGTCCCTGGctggtgggacccacctgtcaggttgactaGGTGTGCTatgggtgatgggcccagacccctgtgcgcttaggattagaccggcgtgctgacctctctgttgtgcctaggtggggctgcgacgtgttgatcttctgaggccgggcatgatccaggaaagtgtgtccggccaaatggtatcaagcgtgttgggttatgtggtgcacccctgcagggaagttaatctattcgaatagccgtgatcttcggtaacaggacgacttggagttgtaccttgaccttatgacaactagaaccggatacttaataaaacacacccttccaagtgtcagatacaacccggtggtcgctctctaacagggcgacgaggggaggattgccgggtaggattatgctatgcgatgctacttggtgaacttcaATCTACtgtcttctacatgctgcaagatggaggtggccagaagcgtagtcttcgacaggattagctatccccctcttattctggcattctgcagttcagtccactgatacggtcctttacacatatacccatgcatatgtagtgtagatccttgcttgcaagtactttggatgagtactcacggttgctttctccaccttttccccctttcctttctttctagttgtcgcaaccagatgttggagcccaggagccagacgccaccgtcgacgacgactcctactgctttggaggtgcctactactacgtgcaggctgctgacgacgaccaggagtagtttaggaggatcccaggcaggaggcctgcgcctctttcgatctgtatcccagtttgtgctagccatcttatggcatcttgtttaacttatgtctgtactcagatattgttgcttccgctgactcgtctatgatcgagcacttgtattcgagccctcgaggcccctggcttgtattatgatgcttgtatgacttattttatttttagagttgtgttgtgatatcttcccgtgagtccctgatcttgttcgtacacgtttgcatgtatgattagtgtacgattgaatcggggacGTCACACGGACGGCCCGCCGAATTGCGGAAACGGGGTCGGCTGCTTCGGAGCCATAGTGTAGACCGGCGATGGCGACGACCCCGCCGCCCAAGCTGGTAGTGGCGACGGAGAGGGCGGAAACGGACCTGATGGATCGGCAGTCCCGCCGGCGAGGACGCCACTGGGCTGGGCAGAGATGGCGCCGGTGGTTCCAGCGTCGGCTGCGGAGGGTGGGCGGGCGCGTCGGTGGCTGCGGGGGACGGCGGCTGCAGATACCACAGAGGGGCCGCGGCCGGAGAGGTCCTGCCGGGGTGCCCCGCCTGGAACGGCAGCAGCGGCAGCCCGGTGCAGGCCGGCGCACCCGGGGTCGGCCACGGCAACGCCGGGGCCCCTGCCTGGAACGGCAGCAGCGGTTGCCCGCTGTATGCATGCGCGCCCTGGGACGGCCACGGCAGCGCGGGGTGGCCGTAGGCGGCGATCGGCCCAGCCGACAGAGGTGCGTACGACCCAGCCATATACTGGTGGTACTGGTTCAGGTGGAGCCCTTGGACGGCCGTCACGAGATCCCGCAAAGGTATTGGTGACCTGTTCCGGCGTGAAGATGGCGGTCGGCGGCGGTGCAGACGTGATgggggccggcggcggtggggaGCCCGCGGTGGTGACCGTGCCTGGCAGCGTGGGGGCCCCGGCGGTGGTCACCGGGGCGATGGACGGCGGGCCGGTGGTCATCGGCGCGGAGGTGACGACGGGCAGCGACGGCGATGGTGTGGACGAAGACATGATCGAGCCCAAGTCTCTGGATACCAAATTGGTAGGAGGTTGTACCCTACCAGGCCTGGGACGTAAGCGGTAAGGGAAGGAGGGGGCTGGGCGAGGCGATGAGCGGCCGCGCCGGCGGCTGGGCGCCATCGCGGAAGAGgaagatggcggcagcagcacaAGATGCAGGGGTGGCTAGGGTTCCGGTTCCTCTGGGAGCCGGGCAATAGAGATAATATTCTTATTGCTTAATCTCAAAAAGAGTCTTATAACATATATTTATAACCTAGATAACTTGCATACAAATTAATCTAAGATAACTTGTGGGCTAAGATTGCCCGGTGGGCCTTCTACGGCCGTAAGTCAGGCCGGTCATAACGAACAGATATAACTGACAGAATACATATGCTTTGAAACAGCATAACGAACAGATATAACTGACAGAATACATATGCTTTGAAACAGCACCAGAAATATTAGCCTATTCTGTATGTACACAATTACCAGCTTCAACAATAGTACAGATTACAGTTAGCTGCTAATGAGTTTGTTAGCAGCTGTAGTTAACCATCTCGGAAACCATACAGATCTAACAATCTAAACAGTAAACATGCACAAGAGTATCACATAAATCTACAGGCCAACTGTCTACAACGTCCGACTCCCAGAAGCCAAAGCTCCATAACAGCCATGTGGCCCCAAGAAGCTCAATAGCAAAGGATGTTAGATGAGCCCACAATGTTAACCCACCACGTGTTACTGGAAATTCTTTTACAGCGAAGAACGTCCCTTTTGCAAAGGTATTGATCCATAAATTAACCATCTCATTTGCTTTGTAGCTTTTCTTCCAAATCTCCTTGCTGATTACAAACTTCCTAATGACCGTCAGAGCACCACACATCAGAAAAGGACCAATGACTTTTTCAACCCCCCAACGAAGAAAGAGGCTCTTTTCTGTTGCACTTGGAGCTGGCGAGCTGACAGCTGATTCTTCTTTGACACTCTCGCTCCTGGGCCACAGAGCAGACAGCAAGAACATGGCCAAATGAGAGGCCAATGAGACGCAGACTGATGAGCATGGCCACATCCATCCCTTCGCCTGTCCACTGTTATCTGCTGGTTGTTCTGTGGCCCTTCTTAGTTGATTTAGCAATTCCTTCTGCAAATTTTCTGGTAAATCGCGATAGATATTTCCAACGAGATTTGCAACTTGTGAAATTATGAGCTGATTCGTTTGGCTGTCTTCTTGTGGCTTGAATGATTCAAATGAATTAAATGTACCGCTACAAAATTGAGAAATAAAGCAAATATCAGAATAGGGCATTTCTAACTTTATCAGTGTGTATCCTAGTCACATGTTAAACTTATGGGCCATAATCATATACTACATATAGCTTCTAATTTATCACACATCACAATGAGGTAGCAGCCGAAATTATCATTTCCAAGCAAAATGAACAAAGGAAACTTGCACCTAAAATGAGAGATAGCTGCTCATGACCATATCACCCTATGCTATTTGCGTATTTATTAGTTAAGAAGGCCTTCCATTTTTACATTTGATACCAAGCAGCAACTGGTATGAGCCCATTACGGTAGAAAAATAACTAAAACAATAGGACAATTTTTTTCTGCAATCATTTATTTATGAGAAGAATGCAGTAAGAACATCGATATAAAAGCCCTAATTAACCGTACAACTACACTATATCTATCGGATCTAATAAGATGATCATGGAGCACAACTACCAACACAAAACTAAATTAGAAGCTAAGTGGAATCGTTTACAGTTTAAAGACATACTATGGCACATTTTCAGTTGCAAGTTGCAATTGAGCTGTAAACTAAGGCACTGTAGCATCATACCTGCGCAGGGGAGGTAGCAGACCAGCCTCCATCCAGCTGATTTCATCATCACGAGCTAAGGTTTTCCCCAAACGGGCCATCTCAATTCCAACTTCACCGACATGCATTGGCTTAAGGTTTGCCTCACTGTGATCATGTAACTTATCCAGCATTGACAAGGCATTATCGAGAAACTGTACAAGATATTCAGGTTTGAGGAAGGGCGGCAAGTGCTTGTCGGGTCGCACGCAGGAGGGCGTGCTCTTGGTGACCGGAATAGTTGAAGGTGCGGGCATCGAGTAATCCGGCGACGCCACCAGAGGAGCAACAGATGCACGAAAGacgaggcgcggcggcggcaagTTCTTGACAACGGGGTCGCTCAAAACAAGCGGCGGCACGCCGGGCCCTGGCAGAGCAATTTCTGCCTGATTGATGGCAGAGCTTCGTGGAGGATGGGGCGGCGCTCGCGCCGtgacggcgaggcgaggcggcggcaggTTGTTGGCGAAGGAGCCGGGAAGGAGAGGCGACGGCAGCAGGTTCTTGGCAACGGAGCCGTGCGGAAGAGGCGGCAGAGTAATCCGTAGCTGCTTCTTCGCGGGGCTTCGGGGACGACGGGGCGGCCCTGGTGCCGGGACGGCGAGGGGAGGAAGTAAAGGCGGCCCTGGCGTCAGGACGGGGAGGCTGCGTAGAAGCAGCGGCGGCGAGATGCTGCAGAGTGGTGGGGGACGAACAGGCAGGCTGGCGTCGATGGGAGCGTCCATCCGGCGGCTGTGATGTTGGACAGAGGTAGTCGCAGCCCGACGGCGTGCGGAGGGGGAGCCACGCCGCCGACGGGGCCGAGTCGAAGAGGCCGCCTCCTGGCCACGACGACGGCCGTCAACAGCCGGCCCTGACGATCCAGGAGCGCTGCAGCAAAAATGCATGGGAGACGGTCGGCGTCGAGGAGCAGGACCACGAGCACACGCGGCCGACCGTCGGCGTCGAGCAGAgttcctcggaactccatgcttTTTTCTCTGTTTTCCTCCCTGTTCTTGTTTCAGATTCTCAGAATTTCAGATCTAGGTTTGGAACCCGACCGTTAGGGGAGAAAgaggctttctctctctcttctgATCTACCAGGCTTCTCTCTTCACCCTCCTGGGCCGGGCCTCCTGTTGATCGCTTGTTTCTCTTGGGCTTATTGTTGTGTCGCGATTTGTACCACCTGGGCCCGTAGTAGAGCTGATTCCTCATACGGGGGAGAGGTGAAAGCACACTATAGAAGAAAAAAAAGTGGCAGAAGGCTATCTAAGAGAGTTTTTTTTTCCTGAAGCACTATCAGAAGATGTTTGGCAGGAATATGCTAGTACAACTAATTAAGCGAAACAAATTTGGTAGGATAAATAAATTCATAATGGGCGATATTTTACCTGAATTGGCGGTTGAATTGTGCCAAAAGAACTGTTTTGGTGTTACGCGCAAGGATATCTATaattgagggggggggggggtatctTGAGACGGGTGGAGATCGATTGGTATTGCATAAATCAAGCAAGGATATTCAATAGTCAGTTTCTAGTATAGACTTCGAACTATCGTTGGACTGGACAACAACATGCCAACATTCACTCTACTACCTCTTCTATGCAAGGAGTCAAGATATATGACACTGCTAGCATTAAGGGGTCTACCCATCAAGATGATTCCAAGAGCTATTGGAGATCTTTTTAATTAGTCCCCACCATTTGGGCTTGCGTAACTGAGGTCCATTGAGAAGCTTTCAAATTTGTTGACACTAGACCAATGCCGGAGCTTGAGCCAAAAACATGGGGGGCATGGGCTTAGGGGGGGGGGGACAAACATAATTGTTTTTGGCTTATATTTAGTGGAAATAGGCCTAATACAAAGGGATATAGGCTTGTTTTCTTCTGAACTTTGGGCGGGGGGCATGGCCCAGGTTGGCCCCATGAAGCTCCGTCACTACACTAGACCTTTTGCATCCGGCATACATGAGTTGCCTAGTGTGATTGTGAAACTGAAGAAGCTTAGGCACTTTTTGTCGAGAAAGAAATGGATCCATACTGGAAAGAGTTTCAATGTAGTAGTGGTATGCATACCCCCAGTGGTCTTCGAAAGAATTTCAATGTAGTAGTGGTATCTTGTATGCATACCCCCAGTTCTTTGGTCGAGGTCTGTGCTTCGCACCTCACAGTTTCGTGCGCGGGGTTCTCTTCTTCTATGGGTGTCAATCCTACACATTGCCATTATGTTGTGCGGATGTTTTCTCAGGACAGAGCCACACTTCAAGCTATTCCGTTACTATTTCCAAGTTAAGGTCCAGAAGAACTTCCCAGAGAATATCACATAGAAAGCAACATTCAATGAAAACTTCATGGAAATGATGTTTGCACATTTGAAAAAAATCTGGAAAAAAGAGAGATGTTAAGAGGGTGATGTTTTATCGACTTGCAggatttcaagttgaaacacattatgagatgtgagctatgaaaaaacAAATTCAACAGTAAATAGTGACGTTATTGTTTGACACTATTCAATGTtaattttgttatttttgtaaCTCACATCCCATAATGTGTTTGAACTTGaaatttgccatggcaataaaACATCAACATCTTAATATCCgtaatttttttagattttttcaTAACTTTAAAACATATTTTCACCTAGTTTTCATCATTTTTTACTGAATGTTGGTTTCCATGTGATATTCTCCCATTACAGAGATGCACATGTGTCACAACATGGCTGGATAACAAATTCGATTGACCCACAAACAAAAatcaatcaatattgttagaacCTAAGCACGATGCTAAAAAAGCCTAAGCACATTTAGGGGAAAGTGGTTTTACCCTACAAAGAACATTGCGTTTGAGAATTCAATTGTCCCCTGGCGGCGCCTAGGGTTTCCTTTCCTTGCGGCGACTCCCTTATCGTAATTCCACCTTGTCCCGGTGATCCTCGCTGTGATCCCTACTGATCGTGAATCCCATCGATCGTCAAAGCCCTAAGTCTTGCGCGTCTCGTGCGTTTTCGCTGTTCCATTGCGCCTCCAAGTTCCCATGGAGACGACAGCGGATGCACAATCCACCAACTAGGGCGGATCTCAGGGTCTTGCCGCTGGTGATCTAAGGGACCTTTTCGAGAAGCTGGACCTCCACAAGGAGGAGTTTGATGATGTCGTTGTTGAGGAACAAGCTCTCGATCTCTTGGAGGAAATTCGCTGGCTTGCCCTAGCCAAGGTTCACACCACAAAGAACTTTAGCCAAGTCGCCTTCTTCCAAGATATGCGATCGGCCTCGAATACTGCCCAACCCGTCCGCTTCAGACCAATTGGTCGAAATTTGTTTGTTGTCCAAGCCTCTGGCCTTGGTGATTGTGATCGTATGATGACTCAGGGGCCATGGTTGTTTCGCAACTTGGAGGTGCTACTAGCACCCTATGATGGGTTTATGAATTCCGATGAAGTGTTAAACATCCATATGCCCATCTGGCTACAAATCCACAAACTGCCTGATGGTTATTGTAGAAAGGGTATGGTGGAGAAGCTTCTGGAAAACGCTGGAGAAGTGCTGGAAATCAAAATCACCGACAACTCCAGGGGTGATTACATCTATGTGCATGTCAATCATGATGTGAGGAAACCTCTCACAAAATTGTAAGTGTGGTGAAAGCTAAAGCACGCAAGGTCTATGATGTGAGGTATGAAAAATTAGCAAGGTTCTACAAGGCATGTGGCTTCATAGGACATGAGCACAAAGAGTGTGGCAATGGGGTTTTTGTAGAGAAAGATTTAAAGTTTGGTGACTATCTATATGTTGAACCCCCAGTACGTGCTCGATCTGATTGGGAACCAAGCCGTGTTGATACGAAGGTGAGCCCCGATCTGAAAGGGGGGGGGGACCCTTGAGTAAGCAAGATGATCCCACTGTAGATGGGGATATGAATGATACTACAACAAGCCCTGTAAGGTTACCAAATATGGCTGATATGGCGCTGGACAGATCATCCCATATACGTCTGAATTTGGATGATATTTCAGCAGTCAAAAACAAGAGCAGCAAATGCAGTCAATGGAGATAATCTGCTGCTGTTAACTGATGGCAGAGAGGATAAATTAGCTGATGATGCTTCTCTA
This sequence is a window from Aegilops tauschii subsp. strangulata cultivar AL8/78 chromosome 7, Aet v6.0, whole genome shotgun sequence. Protein-coding genes within it:
- the LOC120969637 gene encoding uncharacterized protein — protein: MHFCCSAPGSSGPAVDGRRRGQEAASSTRPRRRRGSPSARRRAATTSVQHHSRRMDAPIDASLPVRPPPLCSISPPLLLRSLPVLTPGPPLLPPLAVPAPGPPRRPRSPAKKQLRITLPPLPHGSVAKNLLPSPLLPGSFANNLPPPRLAVTARAPPHPPRSSAINQAEIALPGPGVPPLVLSDPVVKNLPPPRLVFRASVAPLVASPDYSMPAPSTIPVTKSTPSCVRPDKHLPPFLKPEYLVQFLDNALSMLDKLHDHSEANLKPMHVGEVGIEMARLGKTLARDDEISWMEAGLLPPLRSGTFNSFESFKPQEDSQTNQLIISQVANLVGNIYRDLPENLQKELLNQLRRATEQPADNSGQAKGWMWPCSSVCVSLASHLAMFLLSALWPRSESVKEESAVSSPAPSATEKSLFLRWGVEKVIGPFLMCGALTVIRKFVISKEIWKKSYKANEMVNLWINTFAKGTFFAVKEFPVTRGGLTLWAHLTSFAIELLGATWLLWSFGFWESDVVDSWPVDLCDTLVHVYCLDC